The sequence below is a genomic window from Rudanella lutea DSM 19387.
AGGCTAAGGTCTTCGACTCGGTCAACTTCTTCAATTCGCTCGACGTACCGCCGTTCATTATCAAAGCCGATACGCATCTGGCCCAGACCATCAACATGATTCTGGCCGAAGATATGAGCGATATTGCGGGAAAAGGCCGGGTGATCAAGATCAAAACCGAAGAAATCGTCATCGAGATTATTCGGTACATCCTGAAAAACCGGCTCTTTGTGGAGCAGTTGGTGACCAACAGCACCTACTTCAAAGACCCGCGTCTGATCGATATTTTTGCCTACATCAAAGATAACCTCGGGGGCGACCTGTCGAACAAAGTTCTTGCCAACGTGGCCAACGTATCGGAAGATTACGTGGGGCAGTACTTCAAGATGCTCACGGGTATTAACCCACAGGACTATATCGAATACCAGCGTATGGAGGCCGCCGTTGGGTTGCTTCGTACTTCGAAGAAGAGTATTCGGGCTATTGGTGCCGAAGTGGGCTACAAAGACACGGCGTACTTCTGTCGCCGGTTTAAGATGATGTTCGGTATTCCGGCGGGCAAAATGCGTCGTCGTGAGTCGCTGATGAATGTGTAAACAATATTATTCTTATTAATAGACAAAAAAGGAGGCAAAGCCTCCTTTTTTGTCTATTAAAATTTCACTTTACTTTAATCCTTTGCCGTTTTGCCTAATCTTATATTCGCAGTACCAAATACTGCCTTGAGAGAGAAACGCAAAATGGAAGACTCCGAATTCATTCCGGGTATTTATAATTATTGCGATACCTGGTGCGAGCGATGCCCGTTTACCGCTCGTTGCCAAAGCTTTCAGCTTCAGCGGCAGGAGCCTGTCGCGCCGACTGCTTCGTCTGCCAATAAAGGAGAGGTGCTGGTGCAGCAGTTGACCGAGGCTCTGAATATGACCCGGCAGTATCTGGACAAACTGCGGGCACAAACGGGTAATACCGACACCGAAGGCCCTACCGAAGAGGAGAAACGGATGCTGGAGGAGCGGGCTGCTTTCCGGCGGCAGCAGGCGAAAAACCACCCGGCTGCCCAATTGAGTCACCAATACATGCGCGAATCGGGTGTCTGGCTTGCCAGCGAAGCCCAGTTGCTCGAAGAAACCGGCCAACAGCAACTGACCCACGTTGAACTGGGCATTGGGAGTCAGGACGACGCTATGACCCTGCTCAACGGTCTTAAAGACGCCTGGGAAAAAATAAAATGGTACCGGACGCTTATTCCGGTCAAGACGATGTCGGCCCTGCGAATCCTGACCGAGCCGACTACCGATACCACACTGATGAGTTACTATCTGGGCAAGGCCAAGCTCGTACTCGTGTGCATCGACCAATCGCTGACGGCCTGGGAAACGGTGCTGGCGAGTTACCCCGATAAACTAGATGAAGCCCTCGACGCGTTGGCCCTGCTCACGCGCCTGCGCCGGGAGATGGAAATCCTCTTTCCGGACGCCCGGGCATTTAGGCGACCCGGCCTTGATGGTTAATAGATCACGTAAAAAAATAACCGGCCAAGCCGGTTATTTTTTTACAATCACAAATTCTACCCGTCGGTTTTGTTGCCGGCCCTCATCGGTATCGTTCGGGGCCACCGGTTTCGACTCGCCGTAACCTTTGCTGCCCACCCGGTCGGGTTCAATGCCTTTGCCAATAAAGTACTCACGGACGGCATCGGCCCGATCCTGTGAGAGTTTCAGGTTCGTTTCGTTGGAGCCCACATTATCGGTATGCCCCGCGAGTTCGATAACGAGTTTGGGGTTCTCGTTCATGGTCGTAACCATCCGGTCGAGTTCAGGGCCCGATTCGGGCCGTAGCTCCGATTTGCCAGTATCGAAGAAAATATTGTTGAGCCGCACCGACCGACCCACCTCAATCGGAACAAGTTTCAGCTCCTTGCCTTTGATTTCCTGGAATCCTTTGGGGGCTGAGGTAAGGTCTACGTTGTCGCCTTCGGCAATGAAATTGGGCGAAATAGCCCGCATACTGTATTTTTTGCCGTAGGGTAGCACAATCTTGTACTCGCCCGTAAGCGGGTCAGAGGTAGCCTCGCCTACTTCTTCGCCGTCGGGCAGGGTTTGGTACACAATCCGGGCCTGCACGGGCTTGCCGGTCCGTTGGTCAATCACTTTGCCTGTCAGCAAAGCTACGGGGTCGGGGCGGGCCACATCGGTACCGGGCTGATTGCTGCCGCCTACCTGTGCCGGTTGGTTGCCTGCAAGCGTCGGATCGGGCGTGTCTTCGATCAGTTTCACGCGTACCACATCGCCTTTTCCCAGGGTAGCCTTAAACGTAGTCAGATAAGCATAGTCGCCTGCGGCCGAGAGCGTGTAGTAGGCATCGTAGCCTTCGGTATTGAACTTAGGGCCAATGTTTACCGGTTTCGACCAGCGTTTCCAGGTTTTGTCGATGCGTTTAGATACGTAAATATCGTTGCTGCCCAGGCCGCCTTCGCGGTCGCTGGAGAAGTACAGCGTGGCCCCGTCGGGGGCCAGAAAGGGCGTTGTC
It includes:
- a CDS encoding helix-turn-helix domain-containing protein; translation: MEDYNKIIESLGVKFIKARNIRILQPITIKNFYDVENSITILYDGQVTFGEEAQRVEVGDMLFIPGGKHLTVTYGDGPSKTVSNEEFLTQRESYFEANRNPDKIGTLPNSFGYISFEAKVFDSVNFFNSLDVPPFIIKADTHLAQTINMILAEDMSDIAGKGRVIKIKTEEIVIEIIRYILKNRLFVEQLVTNSTYFKDPRLIDIFAYIKDNLGGDLSNKVLANVANVSEDYVGQYFKMLTGINPQDYIEYQRMEAAVGLLRTSKKSIRAIGAEVGYKDTAYFCRRFKMMFGIPAGKMRRRESLMNV
- a CDS encoding OmpA family protein, which translates into the protein MNATRILLTGILLTVALPNLWAQYKAENLGNQVNSDYNEINPVISPDGKTLYFARISHPQNTHGDKGSQDIWYSEQDMSGKWGPARRMAAPLNKEEYNCLYSITPDGSTMLVKGAYLNGNYETRGFSLSKRTANGWGVPQKISLPGYEGMSKGQFDCGFLSADGKTLLMAFSEKKGSKEDDLYVSFRQKDGSWSKPMNLGADVNTKFTETTPFLAPDGATLYFSSDREGGLGSNDIYVSKRIDKTWKRWSKPVNIGPKFNTEGYDAYYTLSAAGDYAYLTTFKATLGKGDVVRVKLIEDTPDPTLAGNQPAQVGGSNQPGTDVARPDPVALLTGKVIDQRTGKPVQARIVYQTLPDGEEVGEATSDPLTGEYKIVLPYGKKYSMRAISPNFIAEGDNVDLTSAPKGFQEIKGKELKLVPIEVGRSVRLNNIFFDTGKSELRPESGPELDRMVTTMNENPKLVIELAGHTDNVGSNETNLKLSQDRADAVREYFIGKGIEPDRVGSKGYGESKPVAPNDTDEGRQQNRRVEFVIVKK